One Nonomuraea angiospora DNA segment encodes these proteins:
- a CDS encoding carboxylesterase/lipase family protein, translating to MPEQPRVRTTEGLVQGRRRQGHAVFRGIPYAQPPVGALRFAAPAPPHRWEGTRQAVEFGPVVPLSLPIDVPPQGTDWLTLNVGTPDPGAAGLPVLVWIPVGGYLSAASSDPMFDPAALAEAGLVVVTINCRVGAEGFAFLDDAPPNRGFLDQIAALEWVQRNIAAFGGDPGQVTVAGVSAGAGSVAALLTMKPARGLFRRAIAHSVPGLHSTPALARQVTAAFADRLGAAAPTAAALRDIDPWRLAAELTSFNAGLHAHRESWGPLTETGTALCPVVDGEVLPETPWTALSGARASGTELLVGHTRDEFRLFSVMSGRQGTFTEQDARTALELLAPQPHGAQAYRAAFAQASPEELVETVYSDALFRMPSHKLAEANAAAGGTSYLFELCWTAPVLGGALGACHSLDIPLAFGTLDSPVGAQLIGDKPTPDAIALSHELQQTWIHFVTTGDAGWPAYRPDQQLTRVLDAESETLPYPEQASRRIWEGHSPAPFDLSQDGDTAG from the coding sequence ATGCCTGAACAGCCAAGGGTGCGCACCACGGAAGGCCTGGTGCAGGGGCGCCGGCGGCAGGGGCACGCGGTGTTCCGCGGCATCCCCTACGCCCAGCCCCCGGTGGGAGCGCTCCGCTTCGCCGCACCCGCCCCGCCGCACCGTTGGGAGGGGACGAGGCAGGCGGTCGAGTTCGGCCCCGTGGTGCCGCTGTCCCTGCCGATCGACGTGCCCCCGCAGGGCACCGACTGGCTGACGCTCAACGTCGGCACTCCGGATCCCGGCGCGGCGGGACTGCCGGTGCTGGTGTGGATCCCCGTGGGCGGCTACCTCTCGGCGGCGTCGAGCGACCCGATGTTCGACCCGGCAGCGCTGGCCGAGGCGGGACTCGTCGTGGTGACCATCAACTGCCGCGTGGGCGCGGAGGGTTTCGCGTTCCTCGACGACGCGCCGCCCAACCGCGGATTCCTCGACCAGATCGCGGCGCTGGAGTGGGTGCAGCGCAACATCGCCGCCTTCGGAGGCGACCCCGGCCAGGTCACCGTGGCCGGGGTGTCTGCCGGGGCAGGGTCGGTCGCCGCCCTCCTGACGATGAAGCCGGCGCGCGGCCTGTTCCGGCGGGCCATCGCCCATTCGGTGCCGGGGCTGCACAGCACCCCCGCGCTGGCACGGCAGGTCACCGCCGCGTTCGCGGACCGGCTCGGCGCGGCGGCCCCCACCGCCGCGGCCTTGCGCGACATCGACCCCTGGCGCCTGGCCGCAGAGCTCACCTCCTTCAACGCCGGCCTCCATGCACACCGGGAGAGCTGGGGACCTCTCACGGAGACCGGCACTGCCCTGTGCCCCGTCGTCGACGGCGAGGTCCTCCCGGAAACGCCCTGGACCGCGCTGAGCGGCGCGCGCGCGAGCGGGACCGAGCTGCTCGTCGGCCACACCCGGGACGAGTTCAGGCTGTTCAGCGTCATGAGCGGGCGGCAGGGCACCTTCACCGAGCAGGACGCCCGTACAGCCCTGGAACTGCTCGCCCCCCAGCCGCACGGCGCGCAGGCCTACCGTGCCGCGTTTGCGCAGGCCAGCCCGGAGGAGCTGGTGGAGACGGTGTACTCCGACGCCCTCTTCCGCATGCCGTCACACAAGCTGGCCGAGGCGAACGCCGCAGCCGGCGGCACCTCGTACCTGTTCGAACTGTGCTGGACCGCCCCGGTCCTCGGCGGCGCCCTGGGCGCCTGCCACAGCCTCGACATCCCCCTGGCGTTCGGCACGCTGGACAGCCCCGTCGGCGCGCAGCTCATCGGCGACAAGCCCACCCCCGACGCCATCGCGCTCTCCCACGAGCTCCAGCAAACATGGATCCACTTCGTCACCACCGGCGACGCGGGATGGCCCGCCTACCGGCCCGACCAGCAGCTCACCCGCGTCCTGGACGCCGAGTCGGAGACTCTGCCCTACCCCGAACAGGCCTCCCGCCGGATCTGGGAAGGCCACTCCCCCGCCCCTTTCGATCTCTCGCAGGACGGAGACACTGCAGGGTGA
- a CDS encoding TetR/AcrR family transcriptional regulator gives MPKQVDHRGRREAIARALWRVVEQRGVAHLTMRVVAQEAGISLGQLQHYFASRAAMLSFAMDFASEQTSLRVEQGLEKLGDRPHPRDVLRLTLAEMLPLHADARATSRMSAAYVLEALHDEAVHEQARRGLVQGRALVEQLVRQAVADGHIDPDRDPATETNLLLALTGLTPLIELDVIRPPDALAAIDLHLDRLFTGNDRSA, from the coding sequence ATGCCGAAACAGGTGGATCACCGCGGGCGCCGCGAAGCGATCGCCCGCGCGCTGTGGCGGGTGGTGGAGCAGCGCGGCGTCGCGCATCTGACGATGCGCGTGGTGGCGCAGGAGGCGGGCATCTCCCTCGGGCAGCTGCAGCACTATTTCGCCTCCCGGGCCGCCATGCTCTCCTTCGCCATGGACTTCGCGTCCGAGCAGACCTCGCTGCGGGTGGAGCAGGGCCTTGAGAAGCTCGGTGACCGTCCGCACCCCCGTGACGTGCTGCGGCTGACGCTCGCGGAAATGCTCCCCCTGCATGCCGACGCCCGCGCGACCAGCCGGATGAGCGCCGCCTACGTCCTGGAAGCGCTGCACGATGAGGCCGTCCACGAGCAGGCGCGCCGCGGCCTCGTACAAGGACGGGCCCTCGTCGAGCAGTTGGTCCGCCAGGCGGTCGCCGACGGGCACATCGACCCTGACCGCGACCCGGCGACCGAGACCAACCTGCTCCTCGCCCTCACCGGCCTCACCCCCCTGATCGAACTGGACGTGATCAGGCCCCCGGACGCGCTGGCCGCGATCGATCTGCATCTGGACAGGTTGTTCACCGGGAACGATCGGAGCGCGTGA
- a CDS encoding cytochrome P450: MPVIPGPPVRGDGGLHDIATAGGLHAYQLQLHAEYGPVVRFELPGTDSAVSIADPVLLEATAGVNKRPDELFEFLAPLCEAGNLQTLPADEHTPWRRAVLSVLAGRRSHEAHFPGLTALAGGLADRWAEQAGEGPVELQKDLSALSLRMICQYALGNGVHDPDKVVTAFEVVLTEYLGRQYQPADPGTEEQRRKRAQEALTYLRATVNDVLASARQDGNALAAALVAAGMSPARVRDTVLMIMLAAHHTTGVAVSWTLYLLSRHPAEAERVTAEIDEVLSDRVAPEYADLKRLPRLQMALKESMRLYPPGPYGARETTEDLVLAGYEIPTGTTIFYPFWAVHLNPRYWPDPETFDPGRFTPDQVAGRPRYAYIPFGLGPRSCEGASLAMVEAELVLAILLRRFRFQPASGHDVVPVERFVLWAADGIRMNLTPRPTTR; encoded by the coding sequence GTGCCGGTGATCCCCGGACCGCCCGTACGAGGTGACGGCGGGCTGCATGACATCGCTACCGCGGGCGGCCTGCACGCCTACCAACTGCAGCTGCACGCCGAATACGGGCCGGTCGTACGTTTCGAGCTGCCCGGCACGGACTCAGCGGTCTCCATCGCGGACCCGGTGCTGCTCGAGGCCACGGCCGGGGTCAACAAACGGCCGGACGAGCTGTTCGAGTTCCTGGCCCCGCTGTGCGAGGCCGGCAACCTGCAGACCCTGCCCGCGGACGAGCACACGCCATGGCGCCGCGCGGTCCTGTCCGTACTGGCCGGTCGCCGCTCCCACGAGGCCCACTTCCCCGGCTTGACCGCGCTCGCCGGCGGGCTGGCGGACCGGTGGGCGGAACAGGCCGGCGAGGGACCGGTCGAGTTGCAGAAGGACCTGAGCGCGCTGTCGCTCCGGATGATCTGCCAGTACGCCCTCGGCAACGGCGTCCACGACCCGGACAAGGTCGTGACGGCCTTCGAGGTCGTGCTCACGGAGTACCTGGGCCGTCAGTACCAGCCGGCCGACCCGGGAACCGAGGAACAGAGACGCAAGCGTGCCCAGGAAGCCCTGACCTACCTGCGCGCAACCGTGAACGACGTGCTCGCCTCGGCCCGGCAGGACGGCAACGCCCTGGCCGCGGCGCTGGTCGCGGCGGGAATGAGCCCGGCCCGGGTGCGGGACACCGTATTGATGATCATGCTTGCCGCCCACCACACGACCGGCGTGGCGGTCTCGTGGACCCTCTACCTGCTCTCCCGGCACCCCGCCGAGGCCGAGCGGGTGACGGCGGAGATCGACGAGGTCCTGTCCGATCGGGTCGCACCCGAGTACGCCGACCTCAAACGGCTGCCCCGTCTTCAGATGGCGCTCAAGGAATCGATGCGCCTGTATCCGCCGGGTCCGTACGGGGCTCGCGAGACCACCGAGGATCTCGTCCTGGCCGGCTACGAGATCCCCACCGGGACGACCATCTTCTATCCGTTCTGGGCCGTCCACCTGAACCCACGGTACTGGCCCGATCCCGAGACGTTCGACCCTGGCCGTTTCACCCCCGACCAGGTCGCCGGCCGACCTCGCTACGCCTACATCCCGTTCGGCCTCGGGCCGCGCAGCTGCGAAGGCGCGAGCCTGGCCATGGTCGAGGCCGAACTGGTGCTGGCGATCCTCCTGAGGAGGTTCCGCTTCCAGCCGGCCTCCGGACACGACGTCGTCCCCGTCGAACGGTTCGTGCTGTGGGCCGCGGACGGGATCCGCATGAACCTGACGCCACGGCCGACAACCCGGTGA
- a CDS encoding DUF6528 family protein has product MKRSAMVAVMLLGMMLPAGRAAAAPGDYWVVGGDQAARRLIAFDPAAADWDSSPSVKWTWQPSVTPGRFTSDEVSAFGLIADFKLRELPSGAQSFVVAAGGGRGIAAVVSYPDGVRQWARVLPGNLHAAELLPDGNIAVAASAGGWVRVYASSQGPDATAYGEYRLTDAHAALWDPAIRRLWVIGQDFVTGQPILTALAVEGTLARPELREDTARRSVLPTPGGHDVYAHAHDPNKLWLTTGSAAYLYDKATKTFDAALPGGANRGAVKSIGNQPSGQIVQTQASSARCTYNTWCTDTVNFFAPAMTRTRTGAAFYKARVWSPYYGAVDRPLRGTVWSRTRSPSGTWDANAARIDGNGSISDVAVATLPDGSMHVLTVVPGSGVWDRTRSPSGTWDANAVRIDDNGTISRVSAAALPNGALHVQTVVPGAGVWDRTRSAAGVWDAGATKIDGNGAVGAVSAAALPNGALHVQTVVPGSGVWDRTRSAAGVWDAGATKIDDNGEAGAISAAALPNGTLHVQTVVPGSGVWNRARSSAGAWDAGATRIDDNGSVSRVSAAALPNGALHVQTVVPGAGVWDRGRNAAGVWDAGATKADGSGSVLEVTAAGTPEGGLHLLTLPDLS; this is encoded by the coding sequence ATGAAGAGGTCGGCAATGGTCGCCGTCATGCTGTTGGGCATGATGCTTCCCGCGGGGCGGGCGGCCGCCGCGCCGGGGGATTACTGGGTGGTGGGCGGGGACCAGGCGGCCCGGCGGCTGATCGCGTTCGACCCGGCGGCCGCCGACTGGGACAGCTCCCCGTCCGTGAAATGGACATGGCAGCCCAGCGTGACGCCCGGCCGCTTCACGAGCGACGAGGTGTCGGCGTTCGGGCTCATCGCCGACTTCAAGCTCCGCGAGCTTCCGTCCGGCGCACAGAGCTTCGTCGTCGCCGCCGGGGGCGGGCGGGGCATCGCCGCCGTCGTCTCCTACCCGGACGGTGTCCGTCAGTGGGCGCGTGTCCTGCCGGGCAACCTGCACGCGGCCGAGCTGCTGCCCGACGGCAACATCGCGGTCGCCGCCTCCGCCGGGGGCTGGGTCAGGGTGTACGCGTCCTCGCAGGGCCCCGACGCCACCGCGTACGGCGAGTACCGGCTGACCGACGCGCACGCCGCCCTGTGGGACCCGGCGATCAGGCGGCTGTGGGTCATCGGCCAGGACTTCGTCACCGGGCAGCCCATCCTGACCGCCCTGGCCGTCGAGGGCACCCTGGCCCGGCCGGAGCTGCGCGAGGACACCGCACGCAGGTCCGTCCTGCCGACACCCGGCGGCCACGACGTGTACGCCCACGCCCACGACCCGAACAAACTCTGGCTCACCACGGGCTCGGCTGCCTACCTGTACGACAAGGCCACGAAGACCTTCGACGCCGCCCTCCCCGGCGGCGCGAACCGGGGCGCCGTCAAGTCCATCGGCAACCAGCCGTCCGGCCAGATCGTCCAGACCCAGGCCAGTTCGGCCAGATGCACGTACAACACCTGGTGCACGGACACCGTGAACTTCTTCGCGCCCGCCATGACCCGCACCCGCACGGGCGCGGCCTTCTACAAGGCGCGCGTCTGGAGCCCCTACTACGGGGCCGTCGACCGGCCCCTGCGCGGCACGGTCTGGAGTCGTACCCGCAGCCCCTCCGGCACGTGGGACGCGAACGCGGCCCGGATCGACGGCAACGGCTCCATCTCGGACGTGGCCGTGGCGACGCTGCCGGACGGCAGCATGCACGTGCTGACGGTGGTGCCGGGGAGCGGGGTCTGGGACCGCACCCGCAGCCCTTCTGGCACCTGGGACGCGAACGCGGTGCGGATCGACGACAACGGCACCATCTCCCGCGTCTCGGCGGCTGCTCTGCCCAACGGAGCCCTGCACGTGCAGACCGTGGTGCCGGGGGCCGGGGTGTGGGATCGCACCCGTAGCGCCGCGGGCGTGTGGGACGCCGGCGCGACGAAGATCGACGGCAACGGGGCGGTGGGCGCAGTCTCGGCTGCCGCGCTCCCGAACGGCGCTCTCCACGTGCAGACCGTGGTGCCCGGGTCCGGGGTGTGGGATCGCACCCGTAGCGCCGCGGGCGTATGGGACGCCGGTGCGACGAAGATCGATGACAACGGGGAGGCAGGTGCCATCTCGGCCGCCGCCCTCCCGAACGGCACGCTGCACGTACAGACGGTGGTGCCCGGGAGCGGAGTCTGGAACCGCGCGCGCAGCTCCGCCGGAGCGTGGGACGCCGGCGCGACGCGGATCGACGACAACGGCTCCGTGTCCCGCGTCTCGGCGGCTGCTCTGCCCAACGGCGCGCTGCACGTGCAGACCGTGGTGCCGGGGGCCGGGGTGTGGGATCGCGGGCGCAACGCCGCCGGGGTGTGGGACGCCGGCGCGACGAAGGCCGACGGAAGCGGCAGCGTGCTGGAGGTGACGGCGGCCGGGACACCGGAGGGCGGCCTGCATCTCCTTACGCTTCCCGACCTCAGCTGA
- a CDS encoding nitroreductase family deazaflavin-dependent oxidoreductase translates to MPLAGEYEPSPTTWVREQVELYESSGGTEGTTLMDTGMPVILLTTLGAKSGKIRKTPLMRVEHEGRYAVVASQGGAPQHPVWYFNIKAHPLVELQDGPAKQDMKAREVTGAEKAEWWERAVAAYPPYADYQKKTDREIPVFVLEPLDSD, encoded by the coding sequence ATGCCTCTTGCAGGTGAGTACGAACCCAGCCCGACGACGTGGGTGCGCGAGCAAGTGGAGCTGTACGAGAGCTCCGGCGGCACCGAGGGCACGACCCTGATGGATACGGGGATGCCCGTCATATTGCTGACCACCCTGGGTGCCAAGAGCGGCAAGATCCGCAAGACGCCGCTGATGCGCGTGGAGCACGAAGGCCGATACGCCGTGGTCGCCTCGCAGGGCGGGGCTCCCCAGCACCCCGTCTGGTACTTCAACATCAAGGCCCACCCTCTTGTGGAACTTCAGGACGGCCCTGCCAAGCAGGACATGAAGGCCCGTGAGGTGACCGGCGCCGAGAAGGCCGAGTGGTGGGAGCGTGCGGTGGCGGCGTATCCGCCGTACGCCGACTACCAGAAGAAGACGGACCGGGAGATCCCCGTGTTCGTGCTGGAGCCGCTGGACAGCGACTGA